CCAAAAAGTTTATCGACCCTGTTCAACCTTTATCTCCCTTCTGAATCTTATATCTTCACAATCATGTAAAATCTTTCGAGTGATCGAATAAAGAGTATCTGTATCAGGTTCTATAAGGTGTGTTCCTTTAAGTGCTTCCTGCATCACAAATGGAGATTCGTCTTTATCATGCAGTCTCAATATGGAGATATCCATATCGGAAGACATCAAAATGTTATCTATTATCTCCATTTCCTCTTTTTCGTTTTTTACATTCAGATATAAAGCAAGGTCAATATCAGACCTTTTGTGAGCACTGCCTTTTGCATAGGAACCGTAGAGAACGGCTATCATAACTTTGCCTTCTTTTTTGAGCCTTTTAAGAACTTCTTTTAATGAAAGCAATTCATTATCCACTTAACCTGCAACCTCCATCACCGCCCAGCCGGCAAATTTATAAATTACAATATCTTAACTATTCTGAACGCATTGCCGATCTGCTCTATCTCAATAGACGCGTTTATCGGTTTCCTTTTGTTAAAAAGAACATCATGGTACTCCTTTGGAATAATCGATTTATCTTTGACTCTCAGTTCCGCCTTTTTCCCCTCTTTCTTCGCAATAAGGGTCTGGTTTCCTGGATTCCATGTAATTGCTGCATCAGCCCAAGTAAGCTTCTCTGAAATAGAAGCGGTAGTCTGCTTTATAACACTACTATCCAAAGCTCCAACATCTTCAGCTCTGTCTATTTTGAAATATCCATACCCCACATTTGTCTTGCCCCCTGCGCCAAGTTCGGTCAATCCGCCAATAAGCAATTTTTTAGCCTTAGCAAGCAAATTTGCATCCCTTGAATAAACTGCGAATATGAATTTCTGCCCTGCTGCAACTGTGAGGAATGTAACAAGATTAGGATTAAGATAATCGGCTGGTGGAATAAGACGCTCTTTGCTATCTTTCTTGCCTTGATAGTAATCGCCGTAATGGGGATTCATTATATCCAACTCAAGTTTCGGAAATAGGGTCGGCAGTCCGTCCATAAAGAAGACCTTGCCCTGACGGTTATTTGCAACATTATGAGGGTCTTTATCTTCAGAGCCAAATATTTCCCTTAATTCTTCGCCTGTTGGTTTTGGCTCTATTGCAATCTCAGCATAAGCCCTTGTAAGCCCCTTTAGTCCGCTTCCCGGCAGATATGGAAACCCGTATAATGGATGTAGTGTCATGCCTGTTTCAATCACACTTGTTCCTCCCAGGCCGATAATCAGACGGCTGTCGGTGGTTGCGTCGAATGATTCGACATGCCAGCCGGCGGATTGTAAGGATTTGATCATTGCCTTTCGGCGATCAAGTAAATTATTAAAGTAATCCTTGGCAAAGGTGATTTTAGATATAGCAGATCGGAATTCCTTTGAGTCTTTCTCTTCCATCTGCCAGCCATTCTGCCAAGAATATACATATCTATTGAAGAGCAAATAAAAATTGCTGGTTTTTAAAATGCGATTTATCTCATTCCCAAAATATTCTCTTGTTTCTTTAGGTAAAGGCAGGTTCATTATGACTCCTCCTTCGGGAGCACGGCATCGGCAAATCTTTTCATCCACGATAAAAAAGATAGTGCCTCAGCAGTGGCATATCTGAATTTATCGTTAGGCAAAGAGATTACTTTCTCCATCAGCTCGCCCTTTGCGTTCCACTGAACTCGCTTGTTAAGCCACCCTTCAATATCTTTATATAATTTTTCTTCAGGCTTATTGGCATCATTTTTACCTTTAGATTTTAGAAATGCGAGTGTTTGTCCAAGTCCATTTGTAATTATCATTGTGGGGGTTTTCATAACTACACTGCGATATTCTTTCTTAAACGTATCCCTCTCCTCAGTATTAACATAGTCAACACAGCTCCAAGCTTCTTTTGCTCTTTCATGTTCTATGTTTTCAATGTTGCTCATCTCTATACTCCTTCCTTCAGGAAATTGACATTCACAATTCCCTTCCCTATCGTTGCATCTCCACCGAACTGGAGACGATTGCCGTCAATTTCATTAAGTAGTTTCATTATCTCTTCAGCCTTAAAAGTTGCATTTGCGGCGTCATGCGCCATCACTACTGCATAAAGCAAGGAATCAGAAGGTAATGCTTCTTCATAAAATAAAGCACCTTTATCAACGGTCTTGGTGTCATTATTAATCCTAATCCTCGCCTGCACCTCTGTTGAGAGCTTTACAAAGTCTCTAAAGGCATTATCGGGTAAAACAACAATGTCTGTTTTTGCCTTTCTCGTCCAGAATTCGTATTCAGTACCTTTTGAAATTGCATTATTAGCAATCCATTCAGCAATAGCCTGGACATTATTTTCTACCTGAAAATCAAAGGTGTATTCTTCAAGAACAACCTTATTTGCTTTATCTGTAATTTTGCTTCCTGAAACGCCCAAAACTTTATCTCCCAAATCTGGCGGAATATTCCATTTAATATCTTTTACCCCTGCCATTTGCAAATCCCTTTTTAATCTGCTCAAGGCAAAACGGGAGGTTGTATAAGCAAACACGCCATTTAATGAACGAACGGGGAACAACAAAAGCCGTGCGTCAGTAAAAGTTGCTGCGCCAGCAAAGGCATCGCTTTCTTCTTTCTTATCGCCAAAATCGGGACCAAAGGTATATTTAATCTTCTTCTTTGATTCATTATCCTCTTTATATTTAAACTCAAACCACTCCCGCACCACGCCTTTCACACCTGATGCCTGACAAACAGGATAATCCGTGTATTTCTCCCTTTGTATAGGCAGGTCAACAACTCCAAGACTTGAACCACTGCCACAATGCAAAGATGTTTCTGTATAGATAAACAGTACGTTCGCTTCTTTAAACATATCAATACCCTCCTATCAATGTTATTCCAAAACCTTCTTGCGCCCTTTCATCGCTTATGGATTTAAGCCATAGCCTGTCAAACAGGCTGTCAACAGCGCCTTCTTTTAGCTCAAAGTAATAGACGCTACCTGCAGGTACTGCTTTCTTCATTACTTTCGGATGATTTTTCACAAAGTCATATCCGCCAATGCCGACAGGCTTGCCTAAACAAGCGCTAATTAGTTTTAATTCAATGCCGTTGATTGCGCCTTGCATTGTGTTTGAATCTATCCCCTCTGGTATCCAGCCTTTTTTAAATATCGCAGGAGTGGTAAGCACAAGTTTGAAATGGTTATTTTGGGCTATCTTCTTTTTAATATTTTCAGCATGAATTCCATTCCATGATGCTTTTGAATACTTTGCCGCGCGGTTATCGCCGCCAAGCCTCAATATGCCTGATTCGGGCAGGAGATTTGTGTTTTCAACCTCAACGGCAAAACCTACATCTTTGTTCAGCCTGAAATACTCTACACTGTAAAGTCCTCCTGTCTCAACGCTGCGTAAAGTCTTGCTCTTGCGGATACCTGTCCTTTCTTCTTTATCAAAAAGATATTTTGTTTCTGCTACTATGGACGGGACTTTACCATTTAGATAATCTGCCATTTCTTTTACGGACAGAAATCCCGATACCGCCTCCATCGTATCCTCTGAGGGATACCACATATTGATAAGCCCTGACGGAAGGTCGGTCATTATCTTCCCCTCTGAAAAATTTTGGGGCATAAGTCCATAATGTCTCAAATCTTCGCTTCCCTTCTTTTTGACGACATCTTTTGGCATCGTAAAGAACTGTTCAATAATGCTGCCGTTTCTTTTTGCCAATGTAAACTGAGTAAGAGCAAACAAACCCAATTTATCAGGCGTGCCGATTTCATCTGTTATATGTTTTGATATTTTTGAGGCATCTGATTTAAATGTGTCGAACTCTCCAGACTTATTACTTAACATATGAGAACGCAATGCCCCGTAAATCGTTGCCGGGGAAGGCGGGAATATTCCTCTTGCAAAATGGTCGTCACCGCCTGCAAATGGTCTGCCGTCTCGAAACATTAAAACATCATTCGGCTCTATGAATATTTTCATCTGGTTCCCTCCCTTCCAAGAAACGCTGCCACAGAGAGAAACTTGCCGATCTCATCAAGTGAAAGCCCACCCGCGTGAAGATTCATAATGCCGCTAACAAGTTCCCCCAATACTTTCTCATTAGATTCTTTTTCTTTCTTTTTTTTCCACTGTCGCTTCGCAATACGAAGCAGTTCAAGTCTTATAGCTTGAGCAGGTAATTTCTCTAAACCTATCGTTTCAGTTCTCA
Above is a window of Nitrospirota bacterium DNA encoding:
- the cmr5 gene encoding type III-B CRISPR module-associated protein Cmr5; this translates as MSNIENIEHERAKEAWSCVDYVNTEERDTFKKEYRSVVMKTPTMIITNGLGQTLAFLKSKGKNDANKPEEKLYKDIEGWLNKRVQWNAKGELMEKVISLPNDKFRYATAEALSFLSWMKRFADAVLPKEES
- the cmr3 gene encoding type III-B CRISPR module-associated protein Cmr3 — its product is MKIFIEPNDVLMFRDGRPFAGGDDHFARGIFPPSPATIYGALRSHMLSNKSGEFDTFKSDASKISKHITDEIGTPDKLGLFALTQFTLAKRNGSIIEQFFTMPKDVVKKKGSEDLRHYGLMPQNFSEGKIMTDLPSGLINMWYPSEDTMEAVSGFLSVKEMADYLNGKVPSIVAETKYLFDKEERTGIRKSKTLRSVETGGLYSVEYFRLNKDVGFAVEVENTNLLPESGILRLGGDNRAAKYSKASWNGIHAENIKKKIAQNNHFKLVLTTPAIFKKGWIPEGIDSNTMQGAINGIELKLISACLGKPVGIGGYDFVKNHPKVMKKAVPAGSVYYFELKEGAVDSLFDRLWLKSISDERAQEGFGITLIGGY
- the cmr6 gene encoding type III-B CRISPR module RAMP protein Cmr6, translating into MNLPLPKETREYFGNEINRILKTSNFYLLFNRYVYSWQNGWQMEEKDSKEFRSAISKITFAKDYFNNLLDRRKAMIKSLQSAGWHVESFDATTDSRLIIGLGGTSVIETGMTLHPLYGFPYLPGSGLKGLTRAYAEIAIEPKPTGEELREIFGSEDKDPHNVANNRQGKVFFMDGLPTLFPKLELDIMNPHYGDYYQGKKDSKERLIPPADYLNPNLVTFLTVAAGQKFIFAVYSRDANLLAKAKKLLIGGLTELGAGGKTNVGYGYFKIDRAEDVGALDSSVIKQTTASISEKLTWADAAITWNPGNQTLIAKKEGKKAELRVKDKSIIPKEYHDVLFNKRKPINASIEIEQIGNAFRIVKIL
- a CDS encoding nucleotidyltransferase domain-containing protein — its product is MIAVLYGSYAKGSAHKRSDIDLALYLNVKNEKEEMEIIDNILMSSDMDISILRLHDKDESPFVMQEALKGTHLIEPDTDTLYSITRKILHDCEDIRFRREIKVEQGR
- the cmr4 gene encoding type III-B CRISPR module RAMP protein Cmr4; amino-acid sequence: MFKEANVLFIYTETSLHCGSGSSLGVVDLPIQREKYTDYPVCQASGVKGVVREWFEFKYKEDNESKKKIKYTFGPDFGDKKEESDAFAGAATFTDARLLLFPVRSLNGVFAYTTSRFALSRLKRDLQMAGVKDIKWNIPPDLGDKVLGVSGSKITDKANKVVLEEYTFDFQVENNVQAIAEWIANNAISKGTEYEFWTRKAKTDIVVLPDNAFRDFVKLSTEVQARIRINNDTKTVDKGALFYEEALPSDSLLYAVVMAHDAANATFKAEEIMKLLNEIDGNRLQFGGDATIGKGIVNVNFLKEGV